From Pseudomonas arsenicoxydans:
AGTTCGGCCAACGGTGTCTGTCGGAATGGGCCACCAGAAGCTGTCAGCAGAATCCGACGTACACCGACCGCGCCAAGCCCACGGGCGAAATCCTGCGGCATGCACTGGAAAATCGCGTTGTGCTCACTGTCGATCGGCAGCAACACAGAACCGCTTTTGCGCACAGCCTGCATGAACAACGCACCGGACATCACCAGCGCTTCTTTGTTGGCCAGCAGGATCTTCTTGCCCGCCTCGACCGCCGCCAGGGTCGGGCGCAAGCCAGCCGCACCGACGATAGCCGCCATGACCGCATCAACCTCGGGATCGGCAGCGACCTGACACAGGCCTTCCTCCCCTACCAGCACGCGGGTCGACAGACCTGCAGCGCGCAAGTCGTCCTGCAGGGTCCGGGCAACGTCCACTTGCGGCACAACGGCAAATCTCGGCGTGTGACGCACGCACAAGGCCAGCAGCTCACTCAGGCGGGAGAACCCGCTCAAGGCGAAAACCTGATAGCGCTCCGGATGGCGAGCGATCACATCAAGCGTGCTCAGACCAATCGAGCCTGTAGCCCCCAGAACGGTAATCTGTTGCGGGCGGCTCACGGTACAGCCATCCACAACAGCACGGCGAATACCGGGATCGCCGCCGTCAGGCTGTCGATTCGATCCAGCACGCCGCCGTGCCCTGGCAGCAGATTACTGCTGTCCTTGATCCCTGATTGACGCTTGAACATGCTCTCGGTGAGATCACCCACCACCGAGATGAACACGATCACCGCCGCACCGATAAGACCCATCAGTATCTGTACGAAACTCCAGTCACGCGCCACGCCTACGATCGCCGCAAGCACCAGACTCAGCAGCAAGCCACCGTACACGCCTTCCCAGCTCTTGCCGGGACTGACCTGCGGCGCCAGCTTGCGCTTGCCGAAGGCCCGACCGGAGAAGTACGCGCCGATATCAGCCCCCCAAACGAGCACCATCACTGCCATGATCAGCCAGTTACCCAAAGGCTCCTGCTTGATCTGGACCAGACCTTGCCAGGCCGGCAACAGGATCAACATACCGATCACCAGTTTGCAGGC
This genomic window contains:
- a CDS encoding phosphatidate cytidylyltransferase; this translates as MLKQRIITALILLPIALCGFFLLEGTGFALFIGLVVTLGAWEWARLAGFTAQPVRVAYAAVVAFMLVIMHILPGLAPWVLGASVLWWGVATYLVLTYPRSSEHWASAACKLVIGMLILLPAWQGLVQIKQEPLGNWLIMAVMVLVWGADIGAYFSGRAFGKRKLAPQVSPGKSWEGVYGGLLLSLVLAAIVGVARDWSFVQILMGLIGAAVIVFISVVGDLTESMFKRQSGIKDSSNLLPGHGGVLDRIDSLTAAIPVFAVLLWMAVP